Proteins found in one Quercus robur chromosome 2, dhQueRobu3.1, whole genome shotgun sequence genomic segment:
- the LOC126712397 gene encoding gibberellin-regulated protein 1-like has product MAISKTLIAPILISLLLLHLAESYQKVITTMVESPSPSPSPPQKIDCDDACDARCQLSSRPNLCKRACGTCCSRCDCVPPGTSGNYDVCPCYANMTTHGGRHKCP; this is encoded by the exons ATGGCCATCTCTAAAACACTAATTGCTCCAATTCTcatttctcttctccttcttcaCCTAGCTGAATCTTATCAAAAg GTGATCACAACCATGGTCGAGAGCCCAAGCCCAAGTCCTTCCCCTCCACAAAAGATAG ATTGTGATGATGCTTGTGATGCGAGGTGCCAATTGTCTTCGAGGCCAAACCTATGCAAGAGGGCATGTGGAACTTGTTGTTCTCGTTGTGATTGTGTTCCTCCAGGCACTTCTGGAAACTATGATGTGTGTCCCTGCTATGCCAATATGACTACACATGGTGGCAGACACAAATGCCCTTAA
- the LOC126694943 gene encoding uncharacterized protein LOC126694943 → MNWDAFAITAWGLWNNRNAVRHGEVCKQGKTIAGEAQKYELELCSAIPVRCIGASFAPRLKHWSLPPKGTYKVNTDAAVFNNRGSCGFGVVIRNDQREMMGALCKKVELPLRAIEAKAKATEAGIYLAWDLGLKDIVVEGDSQQVIQALNGCNPPALPILKIVEGLKRFLLQFNSWKAMHTRRNTNEAAHLLAKNAINVKDSVIWVEDIPPLIEHQILFDSEAVSLVRAARRGQISVDYANRHLSSAKFGRRRPQVSLEEFSFLEKVCKKTTPEERTWAKLVNPRTIHWYCDGPEPTQEAIRYDERVHKQMDDAKRRALIKSQAVKKRESGEEVPKASASVPKRKLTTKSDRPFKQPKVSLEPVVGLMAEGNKAVTPAKQGKGKGLMTVPDGKQERPPSLLRDDSKYALEKLSSIITAEDYEDLGNHSTEAMGETGLFAVAQSLVMMKGLLDRCLNRESTLDRVRAKAQQTEEELGQLQRWRSKMEKKLELSEQARKELEEKTATSLTVIENKEAEIKQLKEELRQAKVAAVEEYRCSESCLGELSDSFLQGFDDSLRQVKKAYPELDLTMVKLEDQAQTSALPVASENTEDLFGDGAAQGDRESAPSKDVPLRLPS, encoded by the exons ATGAATTGGGATGCTTTTGCTATCACGGCATGGGGTTTGTGGAACAACAGAAACGCAGTTCGGCATGGGGAAGTTTGTAAACAGGGGAAAACCATTGCAGGGGAAGCTCAAAAATATGAGCTTGAACTGTGTTCTGCTATACCGGTCCGTTGTATAGGTGCTTCATTTGCTCCTAGACTCAAGCACTGGAGTCTTCCTCCTAAAGGAACATACAAGGTCAATACAGATGCAGCGGTCTTCAACAACAGGGGCTCTTGTGGTTTCGGGGTGGTTATTAGAAATGACCAAAGGGAGATGATGGGAGCTTTGTGCAAGAAAGTTGAACTTCCATTGAGGGCTATtgaagcaaaagcaaaagctaCGGAAGCGGGTATTTATTTAGCTTGGGACCTTGGACTGAAAGATATTGTGGTGGAAGGAGACTCCCAACAAGTTATACAAGCTCTAAATGGTTGCAACCCTCCTGCTCTGCCCATTCTGAAGATTGTCGAAGGTCTGAAACGTTTTCTGCTGCAGTTCAACTCTTGGAAGGCTATGCATACTAGAAGAAACACTAACGAAGCAGCGCACTTGCTAGCTAAGAATGCAATAAATGTGAAAGATAGTGTAATATGGGTAGAGGATATTCCTCCCTTAATAGAACATCAGATTCTGTTTGAT agcgaagccgtcaGCCTTGTCAGAGCAGCCCGTCGAGGACAAATATCTGTTGATTACGCCAACCGTCACCTATCCTCTGCTAAGTTTG gtagacggcgcccacaagtcagCCTCGAGGAGTTTAGCTTCCTTGAAAAGGTCTGCAAGAAaactacgccggaggaaaggacttgggctaagttggtgaacccgaGGACCATTCATTGGTACTGtgacggtcctgagcccacccaagaagCGATAAGATACGACGAGCGAGTTCACAAAC agatggatgACGCAAAGAGGAGAGCTTTGATCAAGtcccaagccgtcaagaagagggaatccggcgaggaGGTTCCTAAGGCATCAGCTTCAGTCCCTAAAAGGAAACTGACGACAAAATCCGACCGTCCctttaagcaaccaaaggtctctcttgaacctgtggttggcttaatggctgagggtaacAAGGCCGTCACCCCAGCGAAGCAGGGGAAGGGTAAGGGATTGATGACGGTCCCAGacggtaagcaagagagacctccttcccttcttcgtgatgactccaagtatgcattggagaagctgtcgtccatcatcacggcagaagactatgaagacctgggaaaccattcgacggaggccatgggggagacgggcctcttcgccgtcgctcag tccttggtcatgatgaagggactacttgaccggtgtctcaaccgtgagagtaccttggaccgggtgcgcgcgaaggcgcagcagacggaggaagagctcggacaactTCAGAGATGGAggtccaagatggagaagaagctggagctttctgagcaggcgaggaaggagctggaggagaagacggccACTTCGCTGACGGTCATAGAGAATAAAGAAGCTGAGATAAAACAACTCAAAGAAGAGCTCCGTCAGGCTAAAGTGGCAGCCGTCGAGGAGTACCGATGCTCGGAGTCCTGTTTGGGCGAGCTGTCGGACTCCTTCCTCCAAGGATTCGATGATTCcctccgtcaagtcaagaaggcttatccagagctggacttgacaatggtcaaacttgaggaccaagcccagacttctgccctccccgtcgcctccgaaaatacggaggacctttTTGGAGACGGTGCTGCTCAAGGAGACAGAGAGTCCGccccgtcgaaggatgtccca CTCCGTCTACCTTCTTGA
- the LOC126701208 gene encoding snakin-2-like codes for MAILKALIAFILISILVFHLVEADQMVNTADTTKGSPSKKIDCGAACSARCQLSSRPNLCKRACGTCCARCSCVPPGTSGNRDVCPCYATMTTRGGQLKCP; via the exons ATGGCCATTTTAAAGGCTTTAATTGCTTTTATTCTCATTTCCATTCTCGTTTTCCATCTCGTTGAAGCTGATCAAATG GTGAACACAGCAGATACAACAAAGGGTTCTCCCAGTAAAAAAATAG ATTGTGGAGCAGCATGTAGTGCAAGGTGTCAGTTATCGTCTAGGCCAAACCTGTGCAAGAGGGCTTGTGGGACTTGCTGTGCTCGCTGCAGCTGTGTCCCTCCAGGCACTTCCGGCAACCGTGATGTATGCCCCTGCTACGCCACCATGACCACCCGTGGTGGCCAACTCAAGTGCccttga